Within Candidatus Babeliales bacterium, the genomic segment TAACGCACGGTCTTCACTGTGGTTATTATGCGCTGTTTTTTGCACAATTGTTTACGTGTCTGAGCGACAGTGAATGGCCTGGAGCTATTAATAATCGTTCATTGTTGCGCAGTACAATTAAGCCGTGGGAAAAAGATTTATCATACAAAAACAATCTGGGTACTTTTGCTATTGAGAATATTATTGAGAAGAGTGAGCTTCTTACACAAGCGCCTATTGAAGTTATTCAGCATGGTCTAATTGACGGCTGGTTTGCTGGGCAAGGATTTGGTTTAACAAAAAGGCTGATTTGGGTTATTGCGGAACTTGAGCGTGGGCGTAAGGTTGCTTTTATTTTCAACATTGGCGGGCATTGGATTACGCTTGGCGCTAGAAAAGTTGATGATATAGTAACGATTTATCAATTCGATTCATTAAATCGAGATCAAAACCAGTTGGCTGTAGCGTCTCAATTATATGAATTTATTAGGCGTTTTAGTTCAGATCGGCTGATCGATATGTTAAAAAAACGCTAAATTAGTGCAAATTTTGCCATTTAAAGCCGTTTGTTGCCTGGTTAGTTTTGTGCTATAATTGACACATATAAATAAATAATGGAGATTTGGAGGCTTTATGATTATCAAGAAGTTATATGTATACTTATTTTTGTCATTAATAGCATTGCCCGGTGGGCTTATAGCTATGCAACCTGGCCACGAGCAATCTGAACAACAGGAATCAGGTTCTATGTTGAGTCGGCTTGTGAGTAGGGTTTTTGCTGGAATTCAGCCTTCTTCCTCTTCAAGTTCATCATCATCATCTTCTGCATCGTCGTCTTCTTCAGGTGCTTTAGCGGAAGAAAGTACTTCGTCAACACCTTTTCCATATGCTTTGGCTCCTTATACCCAAGCATATCATTGTTTAAACCAAATGGAGTTTATGCAAGGGTTACTTGATCAAGATGCTCAAATGGCACTTGTTCTTGCACAACAGCTTGCACAAGAACTGGACCAACCAAAGAGTACGCCAAGGAATTCTGGTAGAAATCGTAAGCGGAGTACGCGTACTTCAAGCGAAATAGAAGATGCACCGGTAATAAAAGATGCTCGCACAAATGTGTCTTCTCAAGATAATGGTGGCGATGTTCCCCAATTATTAACGCCGTCTGAAGTAGAAGAAGCTGCGGTAAGTAGTTCTTCTTCAACAAGTGTTGCGTCAGAAGTTCAACAAGAAAAGCCAGAAGAAAAACCAGCATTGCCTGATCATGGAACGCATTGTGGTTACTACGCGGTATTTAATGCGCTTTCTTTTTTATTGGCGCCTAATGATGTGCAGTTGCAAGAAGATATTGAAAATAGAGAGTTGTTTCAAAATGCTTATTTGAATGGTTGGGAGGACGTTGTTAGAGCTCATAATGGTCAAGATTATCTGGGGCCAATCAACAACCTCACGCCTGAAGAATTGGAAGCGGTTGTAGCAACGCTGGATGAAGATTTAAGAAATCATATTGGTGTTATTGATCAGGCTGACCATGCTCTTACTCAGTGGAGTCAGGGTCAGGTTTTTCAAATTTTGGACGAAATGCTTGATAAAGTTGAGCGTTTAAATCAAGGCGACAAGATTGCTTTATTGCTCAATACCAATGGACATTGGATTACTGTTGGTGCTGAAAAAATAGCGGGCGATTTAAGGCTTCATTATTTTGATTCTATTAAACCGCAGGGTCAACCTGAAGGTGCAGCTGCGGCTGTTCAAGAATATCGTCAAAATCTTGTTAATAATTTGTATCTCTTTTTACGTGATGCTCATGCACGACGCTTAAGGTTTGCCAGAGAGTTTCATGAACCCTTCAATATTATTAATAGAACGTTTAATTGTGGTATTCGTTACTCTGATGAGTATTGTGCGCGTTTGCGCGGAATTGCTCTTGATCAATTAAATACCATTGAAGCACGTGCTCAAACAGATGAAAACGGTTTTCGTTATTGTCCTGTAACTCGAATTGATGATTCAGAAACGGTTATTTATTTTCATGATCGCGTTAACCCTGAAACTAATGTAAGAGTTGCTCGGTTAACGTCATTGCGTCGTCAAGTAGAAGATCGTTGTGTCTTTAGTAGACAAACAGGTCTTACTGATCAAGTAATGGGAGATGAGGCGTACGGAAAATTTTTAGAAAATTTAATACGTCTTTTTTCTAGGCATGTTGGTCCTAATATAATATTTCAAGAAGCTATGGCAGACCGATGGAACAATCCTAAGGTTGCATTTAATAACGCCTTTGAGCGTTTGCAAGGTCTTTGGGAGCAATATTCTGTACAGTTGTCTATGGAACAATTTATAGCATTAGCTCAGGCAAATAATGTGCACGACGACTTGCTCGATGCGTTTGAAGCGCGCAATATTGCAGTGGCTCAATAAATATTTTGAGTTACTTGCTTATTATTGGTAACTAAATTTTTAAAAGCGTCAACAGAACATGTTGGCGCTTTTTTCTTTTTTTGGGGGGGGATGTGTAAGATTCGCTTGTTTTCCCCCTTTATTTTTCCTTTCTTGTTTGATCCTTTTTTATTGGGCTAGAATAGGTACAAAGGTATCATTAAACCTAATGCATGAAGGGAGAGAGCCATGAAGAATCATGCGCCAGATCTATGGTCAAACGAAGACCTTCGTAATGTAATGTTGAAGTTGCCGCACAAAATATTGCACAACCGTGAAGTGGCAGGTCTTGCTCAAATGATTTTGCACGAGCTTGGGCCGCAGTTGGGCTTTAAGCGTGCGACGTATCTTATTGATAATCCCGATTTTTCTTGTTTAAAGGGCGTTGCAGGTTTTTGTCGTGATGAGTGTAAATTTCACCAACAAGATTTATGGCAAAATCCGCATGCGTTTGGGGCAGACATGGAGCAGGCAGCATTTCATTTACAGGTCCAAAAATTTTATCATGAAAATGTAGCGCGCAAAGATGGCACGTGTTGTTCTGATGCACTGACTGAACTTGGTCAAAAAATTGGGATTGCAAATCCTCATGTGTTTACCTGGCCAATGCGGCATGAAAATACTGGCATTTTATTATACGAGCCAGATGAGGCAGGTATTTGTAAAAAACATCCTGAGGTGTTGGACCACGCAAGTGCTTTATTGGGTTTGTGCTCAGTTTAAACTGACCAACTAATTACGGTTGTTTGTTTGGAGGTTGTCATTTGTTCTGCGGTAAGCTTATGGCTTGCAAGGCGCACACCATATTCGGGCGCAAAAAAAGTATCATTTTTTTGTAGATCCAGCGTACTTGTTAATAGTGCCATTGGTTTCTCATTTTTCTGAAAAATCCATGTTTTCTGCTCTTTTTTTGTGAGGGTGATTTCTGGATGTCCTATAAAATTCCAGCAGCCGGTTACTGGCGCTGTTGACTCGAACCAATCTTCGATTATGAGTTTGTTGTTTGTTGTATCAAGAGTGAGTGTGCGGTTGAGTGTTGCATTCAGATGAGGGCATGCTTGGTAGGAATCGCGTACCATTATCCTGTTATTAATGGTTTGTATTTTTGGTGCTTGTGGTGCTGATTTTCGAGCAAGCTGGAAAAGGTCGCTCTGGTTGTGCTTGCAAGCAGCGCAGTACGCAAAAAAGGTGGTGTGTGCAGGCGCTGAGCGAAATTCATTGCGCCAGGACGCATTGGCTGTGTACAAATAGCTGCCTGGATCGGTAAGTAGTTGCGTATCGCTTAAACTGAGTGTAAAAGCAAGTTGGTCGTGGTGAAAATGGCCCGATGGTTGCGTTTGTGCAAACGTTGGGTGGCGAAAGGTTATGTGCCACTGGTTGTGTTTAATAATACTCAAACCAAAATTTGGGTACGTTGTTGCATGATTCTGATTTGTTGGTGGTATGTGTAAGCCGGTTACTAATTTCCCACTGTCGTCATCACCAATTTTTATCAGTGTGCCATTAGCTGTTGTGTTCTTGGCAAGAAAGTTTATCAAAGCGTCGGTTTTGTTCGCTTTACTCAGTACGTTTGTAATGCTTGCAAAATGCAGATACATTTCGGTATCGAGGCGATGGTAGGCAGTGGAGCCTTCATAGCTTGTGCCATCAGGCTGAATTTGTCTTTCAAATTCTTGTTCAAGTTTATTTTTATAAAATTCTATTTTTTGTTCAAAATACGGTATAGCTTTAAAAAATGTTGTTAAATAGAGTGAGCCTAAAAGCTCCGCTACATAATGATTATTTGCTTTGTCTGAAGCGGTGTTGTTGGCGGCTAAGTAAATTGCATGGTCGTAGAGCGAGCAGATTAATTGCTCTGCTTGTGCTGAGGTTGGTTGGCACAACAAAAAGCCCCAAATCAAGTTGATAGCGCGGATTGCAACGTCCATAGCGCAGACCCAATTAACGCCCAACAAAAAAGGATTGGCTGTTATCCACGAATGTGCTTGCTCAAAAAAGGCGTTTGAGTACTGTTGGTCATGCGTGAGCTGGTAAGCGCTGCCAAGAAAAAAAGCGTGATGAAAGCGTGAAAGATCCCACGGTATTTTTATGTCAGCTTGATAGTGTTGCGATGTTGTTGGTTGGTTGGGAATGGTAATGTCGGTATAAAAAAGTGGGGCGCTGTTTTTGTAAA encodes:
- a CDS encoding heparinase II/III family protein translates to MISRLTHYLKRLSELGPRGLHATLQRRLIAYHFTKKLRQKALAGTVHSTWHNIQYRYRLPELDDFIAQLHQNNIVHNLLTNPTFAGLLPTSHTNPAKIIHQADLAVQKTFSILGSAPQTFTTIPWQHDFKLDTLNQQEFSSSSNVYKNSAPLFYTDITIPNQPTTSQHYQADIKIPWDLSRFHHAFFLGSAYQLTHDQQYSNAFFEQAHSWITANPFLLGVNWVCAMDVAIRAINLIWGFLLCQPTSAQAEQLICSLYDHAIYLAANNTASDKANNHYVAELLGSLYLTTFFKAIPYFEQKIEFYKNKLEQEFERQIQPDGTSYEGSTAYHRLDTEMYLHFASITNVLSKANKTDALINFLAKNTTANGTLIKIGDDDSGKLVTGLHIPPTNQNHATTYPNFGLSIIKHNQWHITFRHPTFAQTQPSGHFHHDQLAFTLSLSDTQLLTDPGSYLYTANASWRNEFRSAPAHTTFFAYCAACKHNQSDLFQLARKSAPQAPKIQTINNRIMVRDSYQACPHLNATLNRTLTLDTTNNKLIIEDWFESTAPVTGCWNFIGHPEITLTKKEQKTWIFQKNEKPMALLTSTLDLQKNDTFFAPEYGVRLASHKLTAEQMTTSKQTTVISWSV